The Chryseolinea soli genome contains a region encoding:
- the tsf gene encoding translation elongation factor Ts — translation MSAISAQDVNKLRQMTGAGMMDCKKALTEADGDFEKAIEILRKKGQKVSASRSDRDAKEGSVFIKVSNDNKEAVLIALNCETDFVGKNEEFQFLGKLIAETAFANKPADKEALLTLKAGDLTINDKIVELVGKIGEKIEVSEYVHMKGEAIVPYIHAGSKLGVLVSLKGVNGKDVTEAGKDVGMQIAAMNPVGIDEKSVDTSIIEKELEIAKAQILAEGKPANMVDKIAQGKLQKFFKDNTLLHQIFVKDNSKTVAQYLDSVTKGLTVAEFKRIAIG, via the coding sequence ATGTCAGCAATTTCAGCACAAGATGTAAACAAGCTTCGCCAAATGACCGGCGCCGGCATGATGGATTGTAAAAAAGCCCTCACCGAAGCCGACGGCGATTTTGAAAAAGCTATTGAAATCCTGAGAAAGAAAGGACAGAAAGTTTCTGCTTCCCGTTCTGATAGAGATGCCAAAGAAGGTTCGGTATTCATTAAAGTGAGCAACGACAACAAAGAAGCCGTGCTCATCGCCCTGAACTGCGAAACCGACTTCGTTGGTAAAAACGAAGAATTCCAATTCCTCGGCAAACTGATCGCCGAAACCGCTTTCGCCAACAAGCCCGCCGACAAGGAGGCGCTGTTGACCCTGAAAGCTGGCGACCTCACCATCAACGACAAGATCGTAGAGCTGGTGGGCAAGATCGGTGAGAAGATCGAAGTGAGCGAGTATGTTCACATGAAAGGCGAAGCCATCGTTCCGTATATCCACGCTGGTTCCAAACTGGGCGTGCTCGTTTCGCTGAAAGGCGTGAACGGCAAGGACGTGACTGAAGCCGGCAAGGACGTGGGCATGCAAATCGCAGCCATGAACCCTGTGGGCATCGACGAGAAGTCGGTCGATACCAGCATCATTGAAAAAGAACTGGAGATCGCCAAGGCACAGATCCTCGCCGAAGGCAAGCCTGCCAACATGGTGGACAAGATCGCACAAGGCAAGCTGCAGAAGTTCTTCAAGGACAACACCCTGCTGCACCAGATCTTTGTGAAAGACAATTCCAAAACGGTAGCCCAATACCTCGACAGTGTGACGAAGGGATTGACGGTCGCCGAATTCAAACGCATAGCCATCGGATAA